One Camelus ferus isolate YT-003-E chromosome 27, BCGSAC_Cfer_1.0, whole genome shotgun sequence DNA window includes the following coding sequences:
- the SNX33 gene encoding sorting nexin-33, translating to MALKGRALYDFRSENKEEISIQQDEDLVIFSETSLDGWLQGQNSRGETGLFPASYVEILRSGTSSNHTDYSSSLAGSLGTQVSLYDSSSVANPSRSGGGSGFLSNQGSFEEDDDDDWDDWDDGCTVVEEPRAGGLGTNGHPPLNLSYPGAYPSQHMAFRPKPPLERQDSLASAKRGSVVGRNLNRFSCFVRSGVEAFILGDVPMMAKIAETYSIEMGPRGPQWKANPHPFACSVEDPTKQTKFKGIKSYISYKLTPTHAGSPVYRRYKHFDWLYNRLLHKFTVISVPHLPEKQATGRFEEDFIEKRKRRLILWMDHMTSHPVLSQYEGFQHFLSCLDAKQWKMGKRRAEKDEMVGASFLLTFQIPTEHQDLQDVEDRVDTFKAFSKKMDDSVLQLSTVASELVRKHVGGFRKEFQKLGNAFQAISHAFQMDPPFSSEALNSAISHTGRTYEAVGEMFAEQPKNDLFQMLDTLSLYQGLLSNFPDIIHLQKGAFAKVKESQRMSDEGRMAQEEADGIRRRCRVVGFALQAEMNHFHQRRELDFKHMMQNYLRQQILFYQRVGQQLEKTLRMYDNL from the exons ATGGCACTGAAAGGCCGAGCCCTCTATGATTTCCGCAGCGAGAACAAGGAGGAAATCAGCATCCAGCAGGATGAGGACCTGGTCATCTTCAGCGAGACCTCGCTGGATGGCTGGCTGCAGGGCCAGAACAGCCGCGGTGAGACAGGGCTCTTCCCTGCTTCTTATGTGGAGATCCTCCGTTCTGGCACCAGCTCCAACCATACCGACTACTCCAGCAGCCTTGCAGGTTCTCTGGGCACCCAGGTGAGCTTGTATGACAGCTCCAGTGTGGCCAACCCTTCCAGGAGTGGTGGGGGCAGTGGCTTCCTCTCAAACCAGGGCAGCTTCGAGGAGGACGATGATGATGACTGGGATGACTGGGATGATGGATGCACAGTGGTGGAGGAGCCACGGGCTGGCGGGCTGGGCACCAACGGGCACCCCCCACTCAACCTCTCCTACCCTGGTGCCTACCCCAGCCAACACATGGCCTTCCGGCCCAAGCCTCCCCTGGAGCGGCAGGACAGCCTGGCATCTGCCAAGCGAGGTAGCGTGGTGGGGCGCAACCTCAACCGCTTCTCCTGCTTTGTGCGCTCTGGTGTGGAGGCCTTCATCCTGGGTGATGTGCCCATGATGGCCAAGATTGCTGAGACGTACTCCATTGAAATGGGCCCTCGAGGTCCCCAGTGGAAGGCCAACCCCCACCCATTTGCTTGCTCAGTGGAGGACCCCACCAAACAGACCAAATTCAAGGGCATCAAAAGCTACATCTCCTACAAGCTCACACCCACCCACGCTGGCTCACCTGTCTACCGGCGCTACAAACACTTCGACTGGCTCTATAACCGCCTGCTGCACAAGTTCACTGTCATCTCGGTGCCCCACCTGCCAGAGAAGCAGGCCACAGGTCGTTTCGAGGAGGACTTCATTGAGAAGCGGAAGCGGCGGCTCATCCTCTGGATGGACCACATGACCAGTCACCCTGTGCTGTCCCAGTACGAGGGCTTCCAGCATTTCCTCAGCTGCCTGGATGCCAAGCAGTGGAAGATGGGCAAACGCCGGGCGGAGAAGGACGAGATGGTGGGCGCCAGCTTCCTGCTCACCTTCCAGATCCCCACAGAGCATCAGGACCTGCAGGATGTGGAGGACCGTGTGGACACCTTCAAAGCCTTCAGCAAGAAGATGGATGACAGTGTCCTGCAGCTCAGCACTGTGGCATCAGAGCTGGTGCGCAAGCATGTGGGGGGCTTCCGCAAGGAATTCCAGAAGCTGGGCAATGCTTTCCAGGCCATCAGTCATGCCTTCCAGATGGACCCTCCCTTTAGCTCCGAGGCCCTCAACAGCGCCATATCTCACACGGGCCGTACCTATGAAGCCGTCGGTGAGATGTTCGCTGAGCAGCCCAAGAACGACCTCTTCCAGATGCTCGACACGCTGTCTCTCTACCAGGGCCTGCTCTCCAACTTCCCCGACATCATCCACCTGCAGAAAG GTGCCTTCGCCAAGGTGAAGGAGAGCCAACGCATGAGCGACGAGGGCCGCATGGCGCAGGAAGAGGCAGATGGCATTCGCAGGCGCTGCCGCGTGGTGGGCTTCGCCCTGCAGGCTGAGATGAACCACTTCCACCAGCGCCGTGAGCTCGACTTCAAGCACATGATGCAGAACTACCTGCGCCAGCAGATCCTCTTCTACCAGCGGGTAGGCCAGCAGCTGGAGAAGACACTGCGCATGTACGACAACCTCTGA